One segment of Anopheles stephensi strain Indian chromosome 3, UCI_ANSTEP_V1.0, whole genome shotgun sequence DNA contains the following:
- the LOC118512336 gene encoding stAR-related lipid transfer protein 7, mitochondrial isoform X1: MALKLLPNSALALRKFNKYLRKNVKDQSASILRLWTTQCEFVFAQQLRRSQQIFAHYAKIWEERALRELLRRFRGQVQRHAKGFMLSSAALLTFDWERERIELESVQEHMDDFQFLERLQLETIYCKRCEKRKLIDGRVEGITYCCCPKNVTEMLSAEPNVYTAWEPYIEQKRMITWRQEIKPGLFAYKVYVEYPDVTAEDFLHVQIDVEYRKKWDNTAVNLEVIDEDSAKGSNSHIIYWEALWPKLFANRDYVYNRRFFVDRSRRVIMIVNKSVEHPKCPAKPHTQRVHEYWSYMVIKPTTAFNKPGVSFVLTYFDNPGLSIPKYITTWVAKKQMPDFLRQLHQATVNYAKAKRQNETRIIEFWDKHKDPGFEYPPDTLLGYSTEDFNEAQKQEEESSLQQVTRNYAETNPTSRTLPPSATAKSNVELVLQNDKNSIASGGTTVETCESPPEDSTAPVKHSSWWSYLYSYIYFV; encoded by the exons atggCGCTAAAGCTGCTCCCCAACAGTGCGCTAGCTTTGCGAAAGTTTAACAAGTACCTGCGTAAAAATGTGAAAGATCAATCGGCCAGCATATTGCGCCTGTGGACAACGCAGTGCGAGTTCGTCTTTGCTCAACAGCTGCGAAGAAGCCAACAAATATTTGCTCACTATGCCAAGATCTGGGAGGAACGCGCCCTGCGCGAATTGCTGCGACGGTTCCGGGGACAG GTGCAACGACATGCCAAAGGGTTCATGCTGTCGTCCGCCGCGCTGCTCACGTTTGATTGGGAGCGTGAAAGAATCGAGCTTGAGTCGGTGCAGGAACACATGGATGACTTCCAATTTCTGGAGCGCCTGCAGCTGGAAACGATCTACTGCAAGCGGTGCGAGAAGCGAAAGTTGATCGATGGCCGCGTGGAGGGCATCACCTATTGCTGCTGTCCGAAGAATGTGACAGAAATGCTGTCCGCCGAGCCAAATGTGTACACCGCCTGGGAACCGTACATTGAGCAGAAGCGCATGATAACGTGGCGGCAGGAAATTAAGCCGGGACTGTTTGCCTACAAAG TTTACGTAGAATATCCCGACGTGACGGCGGAGGACTTCCTCCACGTGCAGATCGATGTGGAGTATCGCAAAAAGTGGGACAATACGGCCGTCAATTTGGAGGTTATAGACGAAGATTCGGCCAAAGGATCCAACAGTCACATCATCTACTGGGAAGCTTTATGGCCA AAACTGTTCGCCAATCGGGATTACGTCTACAATCGGCGGTTCTTTGTCGATCGTAGCCGGCGCGTGATAATGATCGTGAACAAAAGTGTGGAACACCCCAAGTGTCCGGCCAAGCCGCACACGCAGCGGGTGCACGAGTACTGGAGCTATATGGTAATCAAGCCGACGACCGCCTTCAACAAGCCGGGCGTTTCGTTCGTGCTAACCTACTTCGATAATCCGGGACTGTCGATACCAAAGTACATTACCACCTGGGTGGCCAAAAAGCAGATGCCCGACTTCCTGCGGCAGCTGCACCAGGCGACGGTGAACTATGCGAAAGCGAAACGGCAAAACGAGACACGCATCATCGAGTTTTGGGATAAGCACAAGGATCCCGGGTTCGAGTACCCGCCCGATACGCTGCTCGGGTACAGCACGGAAGATTTCAACGAGGCACAAAAGCAGGAGGAAGAATCTAGTCTACAGCAAG TAACACGCAATTATGCCGAGACAAATCCAACATCTCGCACGTTGCCACCTTCAGCAACCGCAAAGTCGAATGTTGAGTTGGTGCTGCAGAACGACAAAAACAGTATCGCAAGCGGCGGTACTACGGTGGAAACGTGCGAAAGCCCACCGGAAGACAGCACCGCTCCGGTCAAACACTCATCCTGGTGGAGCTACTTGTACTCTTACATCTATTTCGTCTGA
- the LOC118512336 gene encoding stAR-related lipid transfer protein 7, mitochondrial isoform X2 — MALKLLPNSALALRKFNKYLRKNVKDQSASILRLWTTQCEFVFAQQLRRSQQIFAHYAKIWEERALRELLRRFRGQVQRHAKGFMLSSAALLTFDWERERIELESVQEHMDDFQFLERLQLETIYCKRCEKRKLIDGRVEGITYCCCPKNVTEMLSAEPNVYTAWEPYIEQKRMITWRQEIKPGLFAYKVYVEYPDVTAEDFLHVQIDVEYRKKWDNTAVNLEVIDEDSAKGSNSHIIYWEALWPKLFANRDYVYNRRFFVDRSRRVIMIVNKSVEHPKCPAKPHTQRVHEYWSYMVIKPTTAFNKPGVSFVLTYFDNPGLSIPKYITTWVAKKQMPDFLRQLHQATVNYAKAKRQNETRIIEFWDKHKDPGFEYPPDTLLGYSTEDFNEAQKQEEESSLQQVVEKKLKFWRYILFKIK; from the exons atggCGCTAAAGCTGCTCCCCAACAGTGCGCTAGCTTTGCGAAAGTTTAACAAGTACCTGCGTAAAAATGTGAAAGATCAATCGGCCAGCATATTGCGCCTGTGGACAACGCAGTGCGAGTTCGTCTTTGCTCAACAGCTGCGAAGAAGCCAACAAATATTTGCTCACTATGCCAAGATCTGGGAGGAACGCGCCCTGCGCGAATTGCTGCGACGGTTCCGGGGACAG GTGCAACGACATGCCAAAGGGTTCATGCTGTCGTCCGCCGCGCTGCTCACGTTTGATTGGGAGCGTGAAAGAATCGAGCTTGAGTCGGTGCAGGAACACATGGATGACTTCCAATTTCTGGAGCGCCTGCAGCTGGAAACGATCTACTGCAAGCGGTGCGAGAAGCGAAAGTTGATCGATGGCCGCGTGGAGGGCATCACCTATTGCTGCTGTCCGAAGAATGTGACAGAAATGCTGTCCGCCGAGCCAAATGTGTACACCGCCTGGGAACCGTACATTGAGCAGAAGCGCATGATAACGTGGCGGCAGGAAATTAAGCCGGGACTGTTTGCCTACAAAG TTTACGTAGAATATCCCGACGTGACGGCGGAGGACTTCCTCCACGTGCAGATCGATGTGGAGTATCGCAAAAAGTGGGACAATACGGCCGTCAATTTGGAGGTTATAGACGAAGATTCGGCCAAAGGATCCAACAGTCACATCATCTACTGGGAAGCTTTATGGCCA AAACTGTTCGCCAATCGGGATTACGTCTACAATCGGCGGTTCTTTGTCGATCGTAGCCGGCGCGTGATAATGATCGTGAACAAAAGTGTGGAACACCCCAAGTGTCCGGCCAAGCCGCACACGCAGCGGGTGCACGAGTACTGGAGCTATATGGTAATCAAGCCGACGACCGCCTTCAACAAGCCGGGCGTTTCGTTCGTGCTAACCTACTTCGATAATCCGGGACTGTCGATACCAAAGTACATTACCACCTGGGTGGCCAAAAAGCAGATGCCCGACTTCCTGCGGCAGCTGCACCAGGCGACGGTGAACTATGCGAAAGCGAAACGGCAAAACGAGACACGCATCATCGAGTTTTGGGATAAGCACAAGGATCCCGGGTTCGAGTACCCGCCCGATACGCTGCTCGGGTACAGCACGGAAGATTTCAACGAGGCACAAAAGCAGGAGGAAGAATCTAGTCTACAGCAAG TGGTAGAAAAAAAGCTGAAATTTTGGCGCTAcatattgtttaaaattaaatag
- the LOC118512336 gene encoding stAR-related lipid transfer protein 7, mitochondrial isoform X3: MALKLLPNSALALRKFNKYLRKNVKDQSASILRLWTTQCEFVFAQQLRRSQQIFAHYAKIWEERALRELLRRFRGQVQRHAKGFMLSSAALLTFDWERERIELESVQEHMDDFQFLERLQLETIYCKRCEKRKLIDGRVEGITYCCCPKNVTEMLSAEPNVYTAWEPYIEQKRMITWRQEIKPGLFAYKVYVEYPDVTAEDFLHVQIDVEYRKKWDNTAVNLEVIDEDSAKGSNSHIIYWEALWPKLFANRDYVYNRRFFVDRSRRVIMIVNKSVEHPKCPAKPHTQRVHEYWSYMVIKPTTAFNKPGVSFVLTYFDNPGLSIPKYITTWVAKKQMPDFLRQLHQATVNYAKAKRQNETRIIEFWDKHKDPGFEYPPDTLLGYSTEDFNEAQKQEEESSLQQEKKLKFWRYILFKIK; this comes from the exons atggCGCTAAAGCTGCTCCCCAACAGTGCGCTAGCTTTGCGAAAGTTTAACAAGTACCTGCGTAAAAATGTGAAAGATCAATCGGCCAGCATATTGCGCCTGTGGACAACGCAGTGCGAGTTCGTCTTTGCTCAACAGCTGCGAAGAAGCCAACAAATATTTGCTCACTATGCCAAGATCTGGGAGGAACGCGCCCTGCGCGAATTGCTGCGACGGTTCCGGGGACAG GTGCAACGACATGCCAAAGGGTTCATGCTGTCGTCCGCCGCGCTGCTCACGTTTGATTGGGAGCGTGAAAGAATCGAGCTTGAGTCGGTGCAGGAACACATGGATGACTTCCAATTTCTGGAGCGCCTGCAGCTGGAAACGATCTACTGCAAGCGGTGCGAGAAGCGAAAGTTGATCGATGGCCGCGTGGAGGGCATCACCTATTGCTGCTGTCCGAAGAATGTGACAGAAATGCTGTCCGCCGAGCCAAATGTGTACACCGCCTGGGAACCGTACATTGAGCAGAAGCGCATGATAACGTGGCGGCAGGAAATTAAGCCGGGACTGTTTGCCTACAAAG TTTACGTAGAATATCCCGACGTGACGGCGGAGGACTTCCTCCACGTGCAGATCGATGTGGAGTATCGCAAAAAGTGGGACAATACGGCCGTCAATTTGGAGGTTATAGACGAAGATTCGGCCAAAGGATCCAACAGTCACATCATCTACTGGGAAGCTTTATGGCCA AAACTGTTCGCCAATCGGGATTACGTCTACAATCGGCGGTTCTTTGTCGATCGTAGCCGGCGCGTGATAATGATCGTGAACAAAAGTGTGGAACACCCCAAGTGTCCGGCCAAGCCGCACACGCAGCGGGTGCACGAGTACTGGAGCTATATGGTAATCAAGCCGACGACCGCCTTCAACAAGCCGGGCGTTTCGTTCGTGCTAACCTACTTCGATAATCCGGGACTGTCGATACCAAAGTACATTACCACCTGGGTGGCCAAAAAGCAGATGCCCGACTTCCTGCGGCAGCTGCACCAGGCGACGGTGAACTATGCGAAAGCGAAACGGCAAAACGAGACACGCATCATCGAGTTTTGGGATAAGCACAAGGATCCCGGGTTCGAGTACCCGCCCGATACGCTGCTCGGGTACAGCACGGAAGATTTCAACGAGGCACAAAAGCAGGAGGAAGAATCTAGTCTACAGCAAG AAAAAAAGCTGAAATTTTGGCGCTAcatattgtttaaaattaaatag
- the LOC118512338 gene encoding high mobility group protein 20A, with amino-acid sequence MEKEKTEESDSKPTPCGATESAQEQPSPAAAKNDEKTPDPTVPAPSGSGTKSKQTAAPKAAKKKKPKPPKDANAPKHPLTGYVRYMNENRERVRASHPNLTPIEITKIMAEEWSKLPEDRKKPYLEAAEVDKERYNKEISEYKLNNEAKAKAALQNEAQMAQKKELSEPKVAVSSIPYVNGKVEPKVLRQGDYDIPIFTEDFLDHNKVVDSELRTLRKSNIDYEQQNSVLEKHVENMENGIQKLDSETSSLESRNAVLESYLLKLRTTLANALQGLPLSSDCAGATVDNIDQYLENLHQMADSSTQGHTLNKAKDIIRKLDLQNLTL; translated from the exons atggaaaaggaaaaaacggAAGAATCGGATAGCAAACCTACACCTTGCGGTGCCACTGAATCGGCACAGGAACAACCATCACCGGCAGCAGCGAAAAATGACGAAAAAACACCTGATCCGACCGTCCCGGCTCCTTCTGGCAGCGGAACAAAGAGTAAACAGACGGCGGCACCGAAGGCCGCTAAGAAAAAGAAGCCAAAACCACCGAAGGATGCAAATGCACCGAAACATCCGCTTACTG GCTATGTTCGATACATGAATGAGAACCGAGAGCGAGTGCGGGCCAGCCATCCCAATCTAACGCCAATAGAGATTACGAAAATAATGGCCGAAGAGTGGTCCAAGCTGCCGGAAGATCGAAAGAAACCGTACCTAGAAGCGGCGGAGGTGGACAAGGAACGGTACAACAAGGAGATATCGGAATACAAACTAAACAATGAGGCGAAAGCGAAAGCAGCACTACAAAACGAAGCCCAGATGGCACAGAAGAAAGAATTGTCTGAGCCAAAGGTGGCCGTATCGTCCATTCCATACGTGAACGGAAAGGTGGAGCCGAAAGTGTTGCGCCAGGGCGACTATGACATACCCATTTTTACGGAAGATTTCCTTGACCACAACAAGGTCGTGGATTCGGAGCTGCGTACGTTGCGCAAGTCAAACATCGACTACGAGCAGCAGAATTCGGTGCTCGAAAAGCACGTTGAAAACATGGAGAACGGTATCCAAAAGCTGGATAGCGAAACGAGCAGTCTGGAATCGCGGAATGCGGTGCTGGAGAGCTATCTGCTGAAGCTGCGCACCACGCTAGCTAATGCGCTGCAGGGATTGCCCCTGTCTAGCGATTGTGCTGGAGCGACGGTGGACAACATCGATCAGTATTTGGAGAATTTGCATCAAATGGCGGACTCGAGCACACAGGGCCATACGTTGAACAAAGCGAAAGACATTATTCGTAAGCTAGATTTACAAAACCTTACTCTTTAA
- the LOC118512342 gene encoding ATP synthase membrane subunit DAPIT, mitochondrial, with product MAGGGDESKLTGLSRYFNGETMRGRANVAKATYASIGLLILYFSLKPSKK from the exons atggctggtggtggtgatgaaagCAAACTTACCGGACTGTCGCGTTACTTCAATGGCGAAACGATGCGGGGCCGTGCCAAT GTTGCGAAGGCCACCTACGCGTCGATTGGGCTGCTGATTCTGTACTTCTCACTGAAGCCAAGCAAGAAGTGA
- the LOC118512339 gene encoding peritrophin-44-like has translation MSLRTLLLISIVATAGLGVFGDPIGVSNPCVGVQDGYFVRDVNDCKAYHYCFNGTATLNKCPGDFYYNELEQLCDYQDKVMCHVCLERTGIQILPHPQNCNQFITCSDGASYVGQCAEGHAFDRTTKVCNPLGRVNCELRHCPAKDNPNEIVFLPGVERCDEYFICREGSAIQTFCAPGLYWDGLNQRCDVKENVRCALQ, from the coding sequence ATGAGTCTTAGAACACTGTTGCTTATCTCGATCGTAGCCACGGCAGGGCTGGGAGTTTTCGGTGACCCGATTGGAGTGTCTAACCCGTGTGTTGGGGTGCAGGATGGTTACTTTGTGCGCGACGTGAACGACTGCAAGGCCTACCACTACTGTTTCAACGGCACTGCAACGCTCAACAAGTGTCCCGGCGATTTCTACTACAACGAGCTGGAGCAGCTGTGTGACTATCAGGACAAGGTGATGTGCCACGTCTGTCTGGAGAGGACGGGTATACAGATACTGCCACACCCGCAAAACTGCAACCAGTTCATCACCTGCTCGGATGGAGCATCGTACGTTGGGCAGTGTGCGGAAGGACATGCGTTTGATCGAACCACCAAGGTTTGCAATCCGTTGGGACGCGTCAATTGCGAGTTGCGCCACTGCCCAGCGAAGGACAACCCGAACGAGATCGTGTTTCTGCCGGGCGTCGAACGGTGTGACGAGTACTTTATCTGCCGGGAAGGATCAGCCATCCAGACGTTCTGTGCACCGGGGCTGTACTGGGACGGGCTTAACCAGCGTTGTGATGTGAAGGAGAACGTCAGGTGTGCTTTGCAATGA
- the LOC118512343 gene encoding putative fatty acyl-CoA reductase CG5065: MAAQSGCYESVTDFYANTDVFLTGGTGFLGKVLLEKLLRSCPDIGRIFVLMRNKRGKSIETRVAELVSCPLFDRLREENKGALNKVIPIFGDITQLRLGMYEEDIQRLSNVSVAFHLAASVRFDDPLRDAIKTNICSTQELFEMLKTTTTKLRAVVHVSTAYSNPENRHVEEKLYPPKYDWKKLVQAVDRYEPETLDALMQKLSHNSPNTYTYTKGLAEQVCNDYSNELPLAIVRPSVVLFTIQEPMSGWVDNFNGPTGMLVSAGLGITRTAYLRPRNRINIIPVDVVVKTIILAAWKRGTIERTYGPSHLPIYNSAVTYEQSLEYQEMLDRGKEYLYAVPFSRMLWVPRGYPTDWKALYYFKLIFTMLLPSFLLDLLIRMFGHKPFLMKLQSRIYGSEMSLRYFVRHEWEFETKRTDNLAELLDEKDRSTFGWYMPRSLTGKYLENAYLTIRRYLMKDPDETIPYAKRKLARMVLADRIIQIIACCLTLVAVCRTMFAGSL, from the exons ATGGCGGCACAGTCGGGATGCTACGAATCCGTGACGGATTTCTATGCCAATACGGACGTTTTTCTTACCGGTGGAACGGGGTTCCTGGGGAAGGTTTTGCTCGAGAAGCTGCTTCGCTCCTGTCCAGATATCGGGCGCATCTTTGTGCTGATGCGTAACAAGCGTGgcaaatcgatcgaaacaCGCGTCGCCGAACTCGTCAGTTGTCCT CTGTTTGATCGGCTAAGGGAGGAGAATAAAGGCGCCTTGAATAAGGTGATCCCCATCTTCGGTGACATCACACAGCTGCGCCTGGGCATGTACGAGGAAGACATCCAGAGGCTGAGCAATGTGTCGGTGGCGTTTCATTTGGCCGCCAGCGTTAGGTTCGACGATCCGCTAAGAGATGCCATCAAAACGAACATCTGCTCGACGCAGGAGCTGTTCGAGATGCTCAAAACGACAACCACCAAGCTGCGGGCCGTTGTGCACGTTTCGACCGCGTACAGCAATCCGGAAAATCGTCACGTCGAGGAAAAG CTCTACCCACCGAAGTACGATTGGAAGAAGCTCGTGCAAGCCGTCGATCGCTACGAACCGGAAACGCTGGACGCACTGATGCAAAA ACTTTCACACAACTCACCAAACACGTACACATACACCAAAGGGCTGGCGGAACAGGTATGTAACGATTACAGTAACGAGCTGCCGCTGGCCATCGTGCGTCCTTCGGTCGTGCTGTTTACCATTCAGGAACCGATGAGCGGATGGGTGGACAATTTTAACGGGCCCACGGGAATGCTGGTCAGTGCCGGGCTGGGCATCACGAGGACGGCCTACCTCCGGCCGAGAAATCGAATCAACATCATCCCGGTGGACGTTGTCGTGAAGACCATCATCCTGGCCGCCTGGAAACGGGGCACCATCGAACGTACCTATGGGCCGAGCCATCTGCCCATCTACAACAGTGCCGTGACGTACGAGCAGTCCTTGGAATACCAGGAAATGTTGGATCGCGGCAAGGAATACCTTTATGCGGTACCCTTCAGTCGCATGCTCTGGGTGCCTCGGGGATATCCAACGGATTGGAAAGCTTTGTACTACTTCAAG CTAATTTTCACCATGCTTCTACCATCTTTTCTGTTGGATCTGCTCATCAGAATGTTTGGACACAAACCATT TTTAATGAAATTACAATCCAGAATTTATGGTTCCGAAATGTCGCTGCGTTACTTCGTCAGGCATGAGTGGGAATTCGAAACAAAGCGGACAGACAATTTGGCCGAGCTGCTAGACGAGAAGGATCG GAGCACCTTCGGATGGTACATGCCACGGTCACTGACGGGCAAATATCTCGAGAACGCGTACCTCACCATCAGACGCTACCTGATGAAGGATCCGGACGAGACGATTCCGTACGCCAAACGAAAGCTAGCACGTATGGTACTCGCCGATCGTATCATTCAGATTATCGCTTGCTGCTTAACGCTGGTGGCCGTTTGTAGGACAATGTTTGCTGGAAGTTTGTAG
- the LOC118512344 gene encoding probable pyruvate dehydrogenase E1 component subunit alpha, mitochondrial isoform X2, producing the protein MLSNVAKSIGQRSLFGKLKPLSSQQQNGFASEATFETRAFKLHNLEEGPSTKVTLTKEDALKYYGQMYMIRRMETAAGNLYKEKVIRGFCHLYSGQEACAVGMRAAMRPEDSCITAYRCHGWTYLMGVSPLAVLAELTGRSSGCARGKGGSMHMYGKNFYGGNGIVGAQVPLGVGIGFAAKYNGTKGACIALYGDGAANQGQLFEVYNMAKLWNTPCIFVCENNGYGMGTSVERASANTNYYTRGDFVPGIWVDGMDVLAVREATRFALEHTSSGKGPILMETATYRYSGHSMSDPGTSYRSRDEIAEVRQTRDPITSLREKILTTELATVEELKEIEGKIRGEVDTATKLAKADKEISVEELTTDIYANPQNLATVRNTLPHAELTHKRLGQAVNM; encoded by the exons ATGCTCTCAAACGTAGCAAAATCGATTGGCCAGCGTAGTTTGTTTGGCAAATTG AAACCGCTTTCAAGCCAGCAGCAGAATGGATTTGCTTCGGAGGCTACGTTTGAGACCCGG GCCTTCAAGCTGCACAACCTTGAAGAAGGTCCATCGACTAAGGTGACTCTCACGAAGGAGGATGCGCTAAAATACTACGGCCAGATGTACATGATAAGACGCATGGAAACGGCCGCGGGAAATCTGTACAAGGAGAAGGTTATCAGAGGCTTCTGTCATCTGTACTCCGGCCAAGAGGCATGTGCCGTCGGAATGCGTGCCGCCATGCGTCCCGAGGATTCTTGCATCACCGCATACCGTTGCCACGGATGGACGTATTTGATGGGTGTCTCGCCACTGGCCGTGTTGGCGGAGCTGACGGGCCGAAGCAGTGGCTGTGCCCGTGGCAAGGGCGGCAGCATGCACATGTACGGTAAGAACTTCTACGGCGGTAATGGCATCGTAGGAGCTCAGGTTCCGCTTGGCGTCGGAATTGGCTTCGCGGCTAAATACAACGGAACCAAGGGAGCATGCATTGCGCTGTACGGTGACGGTGCTGCCAACCAGGGCCAACTGTTTGAGGTGTACAACATGGCGAAGCTGTGGAACACGCCGTGCATTTTCGTGTGCGAGAACAACGGCTACGGTATGGGTACCAGCGTTGAGCGTGCCTCGGCTAACACTAACTACTACACGCGAGGAGACTTTGTGCCCGGCATTTGGGTCGATGGCATGGACGTGCTGGCCGTCCGCGAAGCCACCCGCTTTGCACTAGAGCACACCTCGTCCGGCAAGGGACCGATCCTGATGGAAACGGCCACCTACCGTTACTCGGGCCATTCAATGTCCGATCCGGGCACTAGCTACCGATCGCGTGACGAAATTGCCGAAGTAAGACAAACGCGGGATCCGATCACGTCGCTACGCGAAAAGATTTTGACCACCGAGCTGGCCACGGTAGAAGAGCTGAAGGAGATTGAGGGCAAGATCCGGGGCGAGGTAGACACGGCAACCAAGCTGGCCAAGGCGGACAAAGAAATCTCGGTCGAGGAGCTTACCACAGACATTTACGCGAACCCACAAAACCTTGCGACTGTGCGCAACACGTTGCCTCACGCGGAACTTACGCACAAGCGACTGGGACAGGCGGTCAACATGTAA
- the LOC118512344 gene encoding probable pyruvate dehydrogenase E1 component subunit alpha, mitochondrial isoform X1 produces MGISKWVNTIFRSSKAAAAASEAIKPSNPARSSGVETEVKPLSSQQQNGFASEATFETRAFKLHNLEEGPSTKVTLTKEDALKYYGQMYMIRRMETAAGNLYKEKVIRGFCHLYSGQEACAVGMRAAMRPEDSCITAYRCHGWTYLMGVSPLAVLAELTGRSSGCARGKGGSMHMYGKNFYGGNGIVGAQVPLGVGIGFAAKYNGTKGACIALYGDGAANQGQLFEVYNMAKLWNTPCIFVCENNGYGMGTSVERASANTNYYTRGDFVPGIWVDGMDVLAVREATRFALEHTSSGKGPILMETATYRYSGHSMSDPGTSYRSRDEIAEVRQTRDPITSLREKILTTELATVEELKEIEGKIRGEVDTATKLAKADKEISVEELTTDIYANPQNLATVRNTLPHAELTHKRLGQAVNM; encoded by the exons ATGGGGATTTCCAAATGGGTAAACACAATCTTCCGGTCAAGCAAAGCGGCTGCGGCTGCTTCCGAAGCGATCAAACCGAGTAACCCGGCCCGTTCCAGCGGTGTTGAAACTGAAGTG AAACCGCTTTCAAGCCAGCAGCAGAATGGATTTGCTTCGGAGGCTACGTTTGAGACCCGG GCCTTCAAGCTGCACAACCTTGAAGAAGGTCCATCGACTAAGGTGACTCTCACGAAGGAGGATGCGCTAAAATACTACGGCCAGATGTACATGATAAGACGCATGGAAACGGCCGCGGGAAATCTGTACAAGGAGAAGGTTATCAGAGGCTTCTGTCATCTGTACTCCGGCCAAGAGGCATGTGCCGTCGGAATGCGTGCCGCCATGCGTCCCGAGGATTCTTGCATCACCGCATACCGTTGCCACGGATGGACGTATTTGATGGGTGTCTCGCCACTGGCCGTGTTGGCGGAGCTGACGGGCCGAAGCAGTGGCTGTGCCCGTGGCAAGGGCGGCAGCATGCACATGTACGGTAAGAACTTCTACGGCGGTAATGGCATCGTAGGAGCTCAGGTTCCGCTTGGCGTCGGAATTGGCTTCGCGGCTAAATACAACGGAACCAAGGGAGCATGCATTGCGCTGTACGGTGACGGTGCTGCCAACCAGGGCCAACTGTTTGAGGTGTACAACATGGCGAAGCTGTGGAACACGCCGTGCATTTTCGTGTGCGAGAACAACGGCTACGGTATGGGTACCAGCGTTGAGCGTGCCTCGGCTAACACTAACTACTACACGCGAGGAGACTTTGTGCCCGGCATTTGGGTCGATGGCATGGACGTGCTGGCCGTCCGCGAAGCCACCCGCTTTGCACTAGAGCACACCTCGTCCGGCAAGGGACCGATCCTGATGGAAACGGCCACCTACCGTTACTCGGGCCATTCAATGTCCGATCCGGGCACTAGCTACCGATCGCGTGACGAAATTGCCGAAGTAAGACAAACGCGGGATCCGATCACGTCGCTACGCGAAAAGATTTTGACCACCGAGCTGGCCACGGTAGAAGAGCTGAAGGAGATTGAGGGCAAGATCCGGGGCGAGGTAGACACGGCAACCAAGCTGGCCAAGGCGGACAAAGAAATCTCGGTCGAGGAGCTTACCACAGACATTTACGCGAACCCACAAAACCTTGCGACTGTGCGCAACACGTTGCCTCACGCGGAACTTACGCACAAGCGACTGGGACAGGCGGTCAACATGTAA
- the LOC118512345 gene encoding alpha-tocopherol transfer protein-like yields MDSAETNELTRWPSVERESIEKIKQWLTTQQHLPQLAAHEIALFLHANYGNEEATRRTIENYYTLRTSHRECFADRDVFSDPIQTALRIMMFTTLPGATKEGYKMVYTRLLISDASEFNHPQILKLMTMCLDLWVRLEGSANGHIMLTDMQGMHLGHMTKLNMGAAKKHMFYVQEALPIRLKQIHFINVVPFMNRLMFLMRPFMRKDVQEMINMHVELGTLRDAIPVESLPNEYGGTAGTFQDLHASFKDKLYANSDWFRSMESRNLVDEAKRLPKPKRYLFGLYG; encoded by the exons ATGGACTCCGCGGAAACTAATGAGCTAACGCGGTGGCCTTCGGTCGAGCGGGAGAGCATCGAAaagatcaaacagtggctgacCACGCAACAACATCTACCGCAACTCGCAG CGCACGAAATAGCACTGTTTCTGCACGCCAACTATGGCAACGAGGAAGCGACCCGGCGCACAATCGAGAACTATTACACGCTGCGGACGAGCCACCGGGAATGCTTTGCAGACCGAGACGTGTTCAGCGATCCGATCCAGACGGCACTCAGAATCAT GATGTTTACCACGCTGCCAGGAGCAACGAAGGAAGGCTACAAGATGGTGTACACACGCTTGCTCATCTCCGATGCTTCCGAATTCAATCACCCGCAGATTCTAAAGCT CATGACCATGTGTCTCGATCTGTGGGTGCGCCTGGAGGGCAGTGCAAACGGGCACATTATGCTGACGGATATGCAGGGCATGCATCTGGGCCACATGACCAAGCTGAACATGGGGGCGGCCAAGAAGCACATGTTTTACGTGCAGGAAGCGCTACCAATTCGACTGAAGCAAATTCACTTCATCAACGTGGTGCCCTTCATGAACCGATTAATGTTTCTTATGCGCCCGTTTATGCGCAAAGATGTGCAGGAGATGATCAATATGCATGTGGAGCTGGGTACGCTACGGGACGCCATACCTGTTGAGAGCCTCCCCAACGAGTATGGTGGCACTGCCGGAACGTTCCAGGATCTGCACG CTTCCTTCAAGGACAAACTGTACGCGAACAGTGATTGGTTTCGTAGCATGGAGTCCCGAAATTTGGTTGATGAAGCGAAGCGCCTCCCAAAACCCAAAAGGTACCTGTTTGGGCTGTATGGATAG